A single genomic interval of Microbacterium hydrocarbonoxydans harbors:
- a CDS encoding SRPBCC family protein, translating to MAKNVRTMDCRPDDVFRVLSNAWLYPAWVVGASRMRDVDATWPQPGAELHHSVGVWPFLLDDTTVVEEWSPPNRMVMRARGWPIGEARVTLRVRSYGGGTMVRIDEEPVSGPATLVPSLVTTPMLRWRNSETLHRLAYLAEGGAV from the coding sequence ATGGCGAAGAACGTGCGGACCATGGACTGCCGGCCCGACGATGTGTTCCGGGTGCTGAGCAACGCCTGGCTGTACCCGGCCTGGGTCGTGGGGGCCTCGCGCATGCGCGACGTCGACGCGACCTGGCCGCAGCCGGGCGCCGAGCTGCATCATTCGGTGGGCGTATGGCCGTTCCTGCTCGACGACACCACCGTCGTCGAGGAATGGTCCCCGCCGAACCGCATGGTGATGCGCGCCCGCGGCTGGCCCATCGGCGAGGCGCGGGTCACCCTGCGAGTGCGCTCCTACGGCGGCGGCACGATGGTCCGTATCGACGAGGAGCCGGTCTCGGGGCCCGCGACGCTGGTGCCGAGCCTCGTCACCACACCCATGCTGCGCTGGCGCAATTCGGAGACCCTGCACCGTCTCGCCTACCTCGCCGAGGGCGGAGCCGTCTGA